Proteins encoded in a region of the Inquilinus sp. KBS0705 genome:
- a CDS encoding copper homeostasis protein CutC — protein sequence MIQLEVCANSVTSAIAAQEGGAIRVELCENLNEGGTTPSYGQLLLARKHLHIKLYVLIRPRRGDFLYSDMEFEIMKADIRNCIEAGCDGVVIGMLNPDGTIDKARCHELVRMARQWGLGVTFHRAFDMCVDVYQALEDIIDIGCERILTSGGKSTAIEGANIISRLVEKAGGRISIMPGSGVSENNVADLVHFTGVKEVHSSARIKVEGKMAYKNDHILMSDRFGDEYSLDITGVERVKAILKAANS from the coding sequence ATGATCCAGCTGGAGGTTTGTGCAAACTCGGTAACATCGGCCATAGCCGCGCAGGAAGGCGGTGCCATACGGGTAGAATTATGCGAGAATTTGAATGAAGGCGGCACTACCCCATCTTATGGCCAATTGCTACTGGCCCGCAAACATTTACATATAAAATTATACGTACTGATAAGGCCGCGCCGTGGCGATTTCTTATACTCTGATATGGAGTTTGAAATAATGAAGGCTGATATACGCAACTGTATAGAAGCCGGCTGCGATGGTGTGGTAATTGGTATGCTTAACCCCGATGGTACTATTGATAAAGCCCGCTGCCACGAGTTGGTGCGCATGGCCCGCCAATGGGGGCTTGGCGTTACTTTCCACCGGGCGTTTGATATGTGTGTTGACGTATACCAGGCATTAGAAGATATAATTGATATTGGCTGCGAGCGCATACTTACATCGGGTGGTAAAAGCACGGCTATTGAAGGTGCAAATATAATATCGCGCCTGGTTGAAAAAGCCGGCGGCCGCATCAGTATTATGCCCGGAAGCGGTGTTAGCGAAAACAACGTGGCCGACCTTGTGCATTTTACGGGTGTTAAAGAGGTACATTCATCTGCGCGTATAAAGGTAGAAGGTAAAATGGCCTACAAAAATGACCATATACTAATGAGCGACCGCTTTGGCGATGAATATAGCCTGGATATTACCGGAGTTGAAAGAGTTAAAGCGATATTGAAGGCTGCTAATTCATAG
- a CDS encoding YafY family transcriptional regulator — protein sequence MNRIDRISAILIQLQSRRVVKAGDIADRFGISLRTVYRDVRSLEEAGIPIIGEAGVGYSLVEGYRLPPVMFTREEATAFLTAEKFVEKMTDASTAAQHKSAMYKVRAILKTAEKDLLENMDNSIEVLKSQSQRRANNNDHIQAILNAIAGKNVLDIDYTAGYTQQHTRREIEPVGVFYLDSYWHLIAFCRMRNDYRDFRLDRIQSLCETDKTFDGKHPSLKEYIAKTAYDNKMQTVVIKVDNGIKRFINEQRYYNGFVSEKIYAKHTEMTFLSISIEGFARWFMMFGDQAEIISPQEARDRVAEIADVIINRNNKPISTL from the coding sequence ATGAACCGCATCGATCGTATATCTGCTATTTTAATTCAACTGCAATCGCGCAGGGTGGTTAAGGCCGGTGACATTGCCGATAGGTTTGGCATCAGCCTGCGAACGGTTTATCGCGATGTACGATCATTGGAAGAAGCCGGTATACCTATTATTGGTGAAGCAGGAGTGGGCTACTCTTTAGTGGAGGGTTACCGTTTGCCGCCGGTAATGTTTACCCGCGAAGAAGCTACCGCTTTTTTAACTGCCGAAAAGTTTGTAGAAAAAATGACGGATGCCTCTACCGCGGCACAGCATAAATCGGCCATGTATAAGGTTAGGGCGATATTAAAGACCGCCGAAAAGGACCTGCTGGAAAATATGGATAACAGCATTGAGGTGCTTAAAAGCCAAAGCCAGCGGCGCGCCAATAACAACGATCATATACAAGCCATTTTAAATGCTATTGCCGGCAAAAATGTGCTTGATATTGATTATACCGCAGGATACACCCAGCAACATACCAGGCGCGAAATAGAACCCGTTGGTGTTTTTTACCTGGATAGCTATTGGCACCTGATAGCCTTTTGCCGTATGCGTAACGATTACCGGGACTTCAGGCTTGACAGGATACAGTCGCTTTGCGAAACAGATAAGACCTTTGACGGCAAGCACCCCAGCCTGAAGGAATATATAGCCAAAACCGCTTACGACAACAAAATGCAAACTGTAGTTATTAAGGTTGATAACGGGATAAAGCGCTTTATTAACGAGCAGCGATACTACAATGGTTTTGTATCAGAAAAAATATACGCCAAACACACCGAAATGACCTTTTTAAGCATATCTATAGAAGGGTTTGCCCGCTGGTTTATGATGTTTGGCGACCAGGCCGAGATCATTAGCCCACAGGAGGCCAGGGATAGGGTGGCAGAGATTGCAGATGTAATTATAAACAGGAATAATAAACCCATTTCAACATTATGA
- a CDS encoding DUF2007 domain-containing protein has product MANQPEDKIITFESYYDPMLAHIIRTKLEDNGINCFIADENTIGANPLYNQAVGGIKLKIFERDLERCLEILAQEDDLHEQDHFEIDEETASAVICPFCASTNVSYGVTVEKKSNWLTSLLSSIFVPFTTPKQWHCFNCQRDFE; this is encoded by the coding sequence ATGGCAAACCAACCCGAGGATAAGATCATCACGTTTGAAAGCTATTACGACCCCATGCTGGCACATATTATACGTACCAAACTGGAAGATAATGGTATAAACTGCTTTATTGCTGATGAAAATACAATTGGTGCCAATCCATTATATAACCAGGCAGTTGGAGGTATAAAACTTAAAATTTTTGAACGCGACCTGGAGCGTTGCCTGGAAATACTGGCACAGGAAGATGACCTGCACGAACAGGACCATTTTGAGATAGATGAGGAAACAGCTTCGGCGGTTATTTGTCCATTTTGCGCATCAACAAATGTAAGTTACGGGGTAACTGTCGAAAAAAAATCTAACTGGCTAACCTCTTTGCTATCAAGCATATTTGTACCGTTTACTACACCCAAGCAATGGCACTGTTTTAACTGCCAGCGCGATTTTGAATAA
- a CDS encoding N(4)-(beta-N-acetylglucosaminyl)-L-asparaginase — MYNRRKFIKLSAVTASLTAISKYVPAKPIATISATNVPIVISTWDFGVAANKEAWKTLAAGGRALDAVEAGVRIPEADMNNHTVGRAGYPDRDGHVSLDACIMDEFGNCGSVAAIEDIAHPISVARLVMEKTPHVMLVGAGATQFAIEQGFKKEKLLTPESYKAWKEWLKKAEYSPVLNIENQQKRPGSKYNHDTIGMLAIDAKGNISGACTTSGMAFKMRGRVGDSPIIGAGLYVDNEVGGATSTGVGEEVIRNVGSFLVVELMRQGYSPEDACKEAVNRIIKKKPETSKKIQVGFLAINKKGEYGAFAIQDGFSFAVCDNNKQDLLVPGKYFYKNADTK, encoded by the coding sequence ATGTATAACCGCCGCAAATTCATTAAGTTATCCGCCGTAACCGCTTCATTAACAGCAATTTCAAAATATGTTCCTGCTAAACCTATTGCAACAATAAGTGCCACTAATGTGCCTATTGTAATATCTACATGGGATTTTGGCGTTGCCGCTAACAAAGAAGCCTGGAAAACACTTGCTGCAGGCGGCCGGGCTTTAGATGCTGTTGAGGCCGGTGTACGCATACCCGAAGCGGATATGAACAACCATACAGTAGGCCGCGCGGGCTACCCGGACCGCGATGGACACGTATCGTTAGATGCCTGTATTATGGATGAGTTTGGCAATTGCGGGTCGGTAGCGGCTATAGAAGATATCGCGCACCCAATTTCGGTAGCGCGTTTGGTAATGGAAAAAACCCCGCATGTAATGCTGGTTGGCGCGGGTGCTACCCAGTTTGCCATTGAGCAGGGTTTTAAAAAGGAGAAGCTGTTAACCCCCGAATCGTACAAGGCATGGAAAGAGTGGCTTAAAAAAGCAGAATACTCGCCGGTACTAAATATAGAGAACCAACAAAAACGCCCCGGAAGCAAATACAACCACGATACAATTGGTATGCTGGCTATTGATGCCAAGGGCAATATAAGCGGTGCATGCACCACCAGCGGTATGGCCTTTAAAATGCGTGGCCGCGTAGGCGACAGCCCAATAATAGGCGCAGGCCTTTATGTAGACAATGAAGTGGGCGGCGCTACATCAACCGGTGTGGGCGAAGAAGTGATACGTAACGTTGGCAGCTTTTTAGTGGTTGAATTAATGCGCCAGGGCTACTCGCCTGAAGATGCCTGCAAAGAGGCTGTGAACCGCATTATCAAAAAGAAACCCGAAACCTCCAAGAAAATACAAGTTGGCTTTTTAGCTATCAACAAAAAAGGCGAATACGGCGCTTTCGCCATTCAGGACGGGTTTTCGTTTGCCGTTTGCGATAATAATAAGCAAGACCTGCTGGTACCCGGTAAATATTTTTATAAAAACGCCGATACAAAATAA
- a CDS encoding AraC family transcriptional regulator, with translation MNHQTEYLPLFYIAGLAVRTINADGQAGRDIGSLWQRFTRENLAQKLEDRQGNELYCVYTNYESDHNDYYTAILGCKVSSIEYLPEGFTGKAIPASKYEVFVPEGDFPANIGATWQYIWQSDINRLYTADFDVYDTEGKDFNKIESKVYVAVNEE, from the coding sequence ATGAATCATCAAACCGAATATCTGCCATTATTTTATATTGCCGGCTTAGCGGTGCGAACTATTAATGCCGATGGGCAAGCCGGTCGGGATATTGGCAGTTTGTGGCAGCGTTTTACCCGGGAAAACCTGGCCCAAAAGTTAGAAGACCGCCAGGGCAACGAATTGTATTGCGTTTACACTAATTACGAATCGGATCATAACGATTATTATACGGCCATATTGGGCTGCAAGGTGAGCTCGATAGAATATTTGCCCGAAGGTTTTACGGGTAAGGCCATACCTGCAAGTAAGTATGAAGTATTTGTACCCGAAGGTGATTTCCCCGCAAATATCGGCGCTACCTGGCAATATATCTGGCAATCGGATATAAACAGGCTATATACTGCCGATTTTGATGTTTACGACACAGAAGGTAAGGATTTTAATAAAATAGAATCAAAGGTTTACGTGGCTGTAAACGAAGAATAG
- a CDS encoding dihydroorotase: MSSILIKNATIVNEGGQQVADVLVKDGFIEKIDAQINATADKEINAEGLFLFPGCIDDQVHFREPGLTHKGNIHTESRAAVAGGITSFMEMPNTVPNALTQVLLEDKYQIAAQNSLANYSFFMGASNDNLFEVLRTDAKQVCGVKVFMGSSTGNMLVDNPDTLEKLFAQSPMLIATHCEDEATIKSNLEHYKQLLGDNIPVRMHPKIRSAEACYLSSSMAVELAKKHNTRLHILHISTERETHLFSNDIPLVNKRITAEACIHHLWFTDADYEEKGNLIKWNPAVKTEADRDAILAAVLDGRIDVIATDHAPHTIEEKANTYLHAPSGGPLVQHALTAMLELYHHGKITLEQIAEKMAHNVAILFAIEKRGFIREGYWADMVLVDLNKPWQVNKQNILYKCGWSPFEGSTFKSKVVSTIVSGNLAYENGAFVNDISGQRMTFNR, from the coding sequence ATGTCATCAATCCTTATTAAAAACGCTACAATTGTTAACGAAGGCGGCCAGCAGGTTGCCGATGTATTAGTAAAAGATGGTTTTATTGAAAAGATTGACGCGCAAATAAATGCGACTGCCGACAAGGAGATAAATGCCGAAGGCTTGTTCCTTTTCCCCGGCTGTATTGATGACCAGGTGCACTTTCGGGAGCCGGGGCTTACACATAAGGGCAACATCCATACCGAATCAAGAGCCGCTGTTGCAGGTGGTATCACCTCGTTTATGGAAATGCCCAATACCGTACCCAACGCGCTTACACAGGTATTACTTGAAGATAAGTACCAGATAGCCGCCCAAAATTCTTTGGCTAACTACTCCTTTTTTATGGGAGCATCAAACGATAACCTTTTTGAGGTATTGCGCACCGATGCCAAACAGGTTTGCGGTGTTAAGGTATTTATGGGTTCGTCTACCGGTAATATGCTGGTTGATAACCCAGACACCCTCGAAAAACTTTTTGCGCAATCGCCCATGCTGATAGCAACTCATTGCGAAGACGAGGCTACCATAAAAAGCAACCTGGAGCATTACAAGCAATTACTTGGCGATAATATACCGGTAAGGATGCACCCCAAAATACGCAGTGCCGAAGCTTGCTACCTGTCATCGTCAATGGCGGTTGAACTGGCTAAAAAACACAATACCCGCCTGCACATACTGCATATATCAACCGAGCGCGAAACGCACCTTTTTAGCAATGATATACCGTTGGTTAACAAGCGTATAACTGCCGAAGCCTGCATACATCATTTATGGTTTACCGATGCTGATTACGAAGAAAAGGGCAACCTTATAAAATGGAACCCGGCAGTAAAAACCGAGGCCGACAGGGACGCTATTTTGGCAGCCGTACTTGATGGCCGTATCGACGTAATAGCTACCGACCATGCCCCGCATACTATAGAAGAAAAAGCAAATACTTACCTGCATGCCCCATCGGGCGGGCCATTGGTGCAGCACGCGCTTACAGCCATGCTGGAGCTGTATCATCACGGCAAAATAACCCTGGAGCAAATTGCCGAGAAAATGGCCCACAATGTGGCTATTTTGTTTGCTATAGAAAAACGCGGCTTTATACGCGAAGGCTACTGGGCCGATATGGTTTTGGTTGACCTGAACAAACCATGGCAGGTAAACAAACAAAATATTTTATACAAATGCGGCTGGTCGCCGTTTGAGGGTTCAACCTTTAAATCAAAGGTGGTGAGCACAATAGTATCAGGAAACCTGGCGTATGAGAATGGTGCGTTTGTTAACGACATCAGCGGGCAACGAATGACCTTTAACCGCTAA